One genomic segment of Amycolatopsis sp. Hca4 includes these proteins:
- a CDS encoding acyl-CoA dehydrogenase family protein, translating to MSRTPDPHDFLDLDAGLAEEERAIRDAVRAYAKDQLLDHVADWYETGSLPAAELAKGFGSLGLLGMHLEGYGCAGTSAVAYGIACRELEAVDSGLRSFVSVQGSLAMYAIHKWGSEEHRQEWLPRMATGEALGCFGLTEPDAGSDPGSMRTRAVRDGSDWVLSGTKMWITNGTVADVAVVWAQTDDGIRGFVVPTSTPGFTANEVKHKLSLRASLTAELVLDGVRLPESAAFPEVRGLRGPLSCLNEARYGILFGVVGAARACYEAALEYTLSRSQFGKPLAGFQLTQRKLADLVVEVNRAGLVALQIGRLKDTGALHHNHVSFGKMANVRSALDVARTARSMLGANGISLEYPVMRHMANLETVLTYEGTEEMHALSLGQAVTGLAAFR from the coding sequence ATGAGTCGCACCCCTGACCCGCACGACTTCCTCGACCTCGACGCCGGGCTCGCCGAGGAGGAACGCGCCATCCGCGACGCCGTCCGCGCGTACGCGAAAGACCAGCTGCTCGACCACGTCGCCGACTGGTACGAAACGGGCTCCCTCCCCGCCGCCGAGCTCGCGAAGGGCTTCGGCTCGCTCGGCCTGCTCGGCATGCACCTGGAGGGCTACGGCTGCGCGGGCACCAGCGCCGTCGCGTACGGCATCGCGTGCCGTGAACTCGAGGCCGTCGACTCGGGGCTGCGCAGCTTCGTCTCGGTGCAGGGGTCGCTGGCGATGTACGCGATCCACAAGTGGGGCAGCGAAGAGCACCGGCAGGAGTGGCTGCCGCGGATGGCCACCGGCGAGGCGCTGGGCTGCTTCGGCCTGACCGAGCCGGACGCGGGCAGCGACCCGGGCTCGATGCGCACGCGGGCGGTCCGCGACGGGTCGGACTGGGTGCTCTCGGGCACGAAGATGTGGATCACCAACGGAACCGTGGCCGACGTCGCGGTCGTCTGGGCGCAGACCGACGACGGCATCCGCGGCTTCGTCGTCCCGACGTCGACGCCGGGGTTCACCGCGAACGAGGTCAAGCACAAGCTGTCGCTGCGGGCGTCGCTGACCGCCGAACTCGTCCTCGACGGCGTCCGGTTGCCCGAGTCGGCCGCGTTCCCCGAGGTGCGGGGCCTGCGCGGACCGCTGTCCTGCCTGAACGAAGCGCGCTACGGCATTCTGTTCGGCGTGGTCGGCGCGGCGCGGGCGTGCTACGAAGCGGCGTTGGAGTACACGCTCTCGCGGTCGCAGTTCGGGAAGCCGCTGGCCGGGTTCCAGCTGACCCAGCGCAAGCTCGCCGACCTGGTCGTCGAGGTCAACCGCGCCGGGCTGGTGGCGCTGCAGATCGGCCGGCTGAAGGACACCGGCGCCCTGCACCACAACCACGTCAGCTTCGGGAAGATGGCGAACGTCCGCTCGGCGCTGGACGTGGCCCGCACGGCCCGGTCGATGCTCGGCGCGAACGGGATTTCGCTGGAGTACCCGGTGATGCGGCACATGGCGAACCTGGAGACGGTGCTGACGTACGAGGGCACCGAGGAGATGCACGCGCTGTCACTCGGTCAGGCGGTCACGGGGCTCGCGGCCTTCCGCTGA
- the hisH gene encoding imidazole glycerol phosphate synthase subunit HisH, with translation MVILDYGSGNLRSAERAVARAGADVEVTADPHAAVEADGLVVPGVGAYSACMAGLLDVHGHRIIGKRLAGGRPVLGICVGMQILFSRGVEHGEETEGTGEWPGVVDRLHADVLPHMGWNTVRAPADSQLFAGLDPDERFYFVHSYAARKWELDGLAGQEPKVTWAQHGEDFVAAVENGPLWATQFHPEKSGDAGAQLLRNWLATL, from the coding sequence GTGGTGATCCTCGACTACGGTTCCGGCAACCTCCGCTCCGCCGAACGCGCTGTGGCGCGCGCGGGCGCCGATGTCGAGGTCACCGCCGATCCGCATGCCGCCGTCGAAGCCGATGGGCTGGTCGTGCCCGGGGTCGGGGCCTACTCCGCCTGCATGGCCGGGCTGCTGGACGTGCACGGGCACCGGATCATCGGCAAGCGGCTGGCCGGCGGGCGGCCCGTGCTCGGCATCTGCGTCGGCATGCAGATCCTCTTCTCCCGCGGTGTCGAGCACGGCGAAGAGACCGAGGGCACCGGCGAGTGGCCCGGCGTCGTCGACCGGCTGCACGCCGACGTCCTGCCGCACATGGGGTGGAACACCGTGCGGGCGCCCGCGGACTCGCAGCTGTTCGCCGGTCTCGACCCGGACGAGCGGTTCTACTTCGTGCACTCCTACGCCGCGCGCAAGTGGGAGCTCGACGGCCTGGCCGGGCAGGAACCCAAGGTCACCTGGGCCCAACACGGCGAAGACTTCGTCGCCGCGGTCGAGAACGGGCCGCTCTGGGCCACCCAGTTCCACCCGGAGAAGTCGGGTGACGCCGGGGCGCAGCTGCTGCGCAACTGGCTGGCGACCCTCTGA
- the priA gene encoding bifunctional 1-(5-phosphoribosyl)-5-((5-phosphoribosylamino)methylideneamino)imidazole-4-carboxamide isomerase/phosphoribosylanthranilate isomerase PriA, with protein sequence MTFTLLPAVDVADGQAVRLVQGEAGTETSYGSPLEAALAWQRDGAEWIHLVDLDAAFGKGSNRELLAEVVGTLDVQVELSGGIRDDASLKAALDTGARRVNLGTAALEDPEWTSRVIGEYGDRVAIGLDVRITDAGHRLSARGWTSDGGDLWEVLERLDRDGASRYVVTDVSKDGTLRGPNLELLRDVVARTDAPVIASGGVSSVADLVALAGLASDGVEGSIVGKALYAGAFTLPEALAAVAKV encoded by the coding sequence GTGACTTTCACGCTGCTTCCCGCCGTTGATGTGGCCGATGGCCAGGCCGTCCGACTCGTCCAGGGCGAGGCCGGCACCGAAACCTCCTATGGCAGCCCGCTCGAAGCGGCGCTCGCCTGGCAGCGCGACGGCGCCGAGTGGATCCACCTGGTCGACCTCGACGCCGCCTTCGGCAAGGGCAGCAACCGCGAGCTGCTCGCCGAGGTCGTCGGCACGCTCGACGTCCAGGTCGAGCTGTCCGGCGGCATCCGCGACGACGCGTCCCTCAAGGCCGCGCTGGACACCGGGGCCCGCCGGGTCAACCTCGGCACCGCCGCGCTCGAGGACCCGGAGTGGACCTCGCGGGTCATCGGCGAGTACGGCGACCGGGTGGCGATCGGCCTCGACGTGCGCATCACCGACGCCGGCCACCGGCTCTCGGCCCGCGGCTGGACCTCCGACGGCGGCGACCTCTGGGAGGTCCTGGAGCGCCTCGACCGCGACGGCGCGTCCCGCTACGTCGTCACCGACGTCAGCAAGGACGGCACCCTCCGCGGCCCGAACCTGGAGCTGCTGCGGGACGTCGTCGCCCGCACGGACGCGCCGGTGATCGCCTCGGGCGGGGTGTCGAGCGTGGCCGATCTCGTCGCGCTGGCCGGCCTGGCCTCCGACGGTGTCGAGGGCTCGATCGTCGGGAAGGCGCTGTACGCCGGGGCGTTCACGCTGCCCGAGGCGTTGGCCGCGGTCGCAAAGGTCTAG